AGCTTGGAAACTAGCACGTCAATATACAGATTTTCAAGAGCGATCGCGCTTCATTGCCAAAGGTTTACGTTTTGCTCACACGCCCACAGCTAGGAAGCAAATCGAACAGTTACTCGTTGATTTTACTGTAGTTTCCCAACGTTCAGCGCCCATTCTGCCTTTTTATCGATTTGAGTCGGAAGAAGAACTACCTCGCATTGTGCCAGTAGTAGGTGAGTTACCATTAACACCACAAGACTTGCAAAGTGTGCCTATGGTAGAAACCATTGAGCCATTTGGTTTAGTCAAGTTTGCTGGGGAACAGGCTTGGGTACCTTTACCAGGTTGGCAAGTATTATTGAGTGCAGAAGACCCCGTAGCGATTTTCTGTAGTAGCGATCGCCTCCCCAATCAGGAAAAAAATCTGCCAAAACCAGTGCTGGTTGCAATAGATCGCGCCGGGCGACAATGGGATGACTCCAGCTACTTTGTTGTTGAACACAACGGCGAATTAGACTTTCAGTGGTTTGAAACCGAGCCAGAAATTCCTCTGCTAGGGAGACTGATTGTAATTGTGCGTCCTAAGAAAATCTTCGATGATGTTATTAGCCAAGATTCCTGGCAAATTGACGAATAAATGAGTGGCGAGTGGGGAGTGGGGAGTGGGGAGTGGGGAGTGGGGAGTAGGGAGTAGGGAATAGGGAGTGGGGAGTGGGACTCAAAAAAAAACTAAAGGTTAATCTTTATTTGCAGCGATAAAGCTGATAGGGAATACCGATGCGATAGTGCTGTGACGTGTCTATAGTACAAACACCATCCCCAGATAGCGCCACCTGCTGGGGATAATCATGTCTTCTCATTCCTGGTCCAACTATCCATAAATTCATCTGAGATGTTGCTAGTTTTGGCATTTCATGAAGCTTATTCCAGAAATCAGGGGAATGAACAGATTTTTCTAAAAAAGCAAAACTATCAAAGTTCTTGACAGTAATTGGAACAGCAACGTTGGTATTGCTTCTAACTTTTTCTAATGCCAAAGCAAAACTTAATCCCAACGCCACATCCTGATAATTGTTCTATCCTACTACCAGCATCAGAGGGACAGAGGGTTCTAAATTCATGTTTCGTGCAGTTTGCTCAGGTTGGAAAGACTTTTGAAAGACTAAGTTAGAAACTACAAAAACACAACTGAGAATACCAACCAGCAAAATGATAAATTTTAACTTGTGAATTTTGCTAATACTAGCTGCTAACAAAGCGCAAAAACTGGGATAATAAACAAAGTGATAGCGGGGAATAATAGTTATATCTTTACCTAATAAATAGGCGATTGCCAAAAATTGGATTAATACAATGATAGTAAAACTTAAAAGCGTTAATGTTGCTAAATGAGTTGTATTCTCTAACCACAGCAGTTTTAAACCTTTGTATACCTGCCACCCTAACCAAATAGCAAAGGTTAGCATACAAAATCCACAGCTAGCTGTAATTAAAAGAGGCTGGTTTTCCACAGGTAGAGCAATCACCATTAATATCCAACTAATTAAAGTTTGATATAGTGGTGCAATGTGCATAGTAGCAGGTAACCAATTGGTTTCAGGACTCTGAGCATGATTTAATATTACCCGCACCCACGGTAGGAAACTAATGACAACTCCAGTAATTGATATAATTAAATTTAGACAAATTTGACCTTTATTTAGAATCTGATTTTTACCCGAATATATTAATATAAATAATGTGATAATTTCCCCTATGAAAGCCATACTAAAAAAGTAGTGAACATAAAGACCAATACTATTAACAAAAGCCCATAAAATAACTACCCAAAGTCTCAGGCGTTGCTTGTCAAAAATATCCTGTTGAATTTGCATTAGTCCTAATAACGCTAAAGTTATCAGAAACATGGGCATAGTGTAATGGCGTGCTTCTTGGGAAAGGTAAACAGCAAAGGGAGAAATAGCCATAATTAATGCGGCGATGATTCCCGATGCACCGGTGAAAGCTATGCGGTTGACACCATAAATTGCGGCGATCGCACCTACACCAAATAAAGCTGGTAGCGATCGCAATTTTCCCACCCACTCTGTACCCAAGGGAGTCATCCACCCCAACCAACTGTACATTACACAAAAAAACAACGGCGGATGGGTAGACTGATTAGCTAGATTTTCGGCAATTTGATCACAGCTAACCCCAGACTGGTAAGTAAAAATTTCTTGGACGCGTTGCAGTGGAAATAAGATATTTAAGGGCAAATCATGGTAATTTTTTCCCAAACTGAAAATAGCAGTAATTACCTCATCCATCCACAGAGGTTTTAAGTCTAAATTCCAAAAGCGCAAGACACCACCAAGTGCGATCGGCAAAGCCGCGCCGTAGGCGATCGCTCCAGCTAAACCTAGATAATGTAGATACAGTTTGCGATTTGTCATTATTTATTCAGACTGAACATTTAGCACTACAGGAACATCAAAGAATAATTAACCACAGATGAACACAGATAAATACAGATAAATATAGATAAAGGTGTGCTTGCATTCCATGAAAGATGCTTAATCTGCGGTTTGATAATTTAAATTTCATTTAAAATCTAAAACTCTATGTCAGACGCTTATTTTACGGCTACTGTGCCTCAAGAATCTCTCCAGTTAAAGTTACAAGAGAAGATTTTAGACATCCGCAATAGTCTCCGCCCAGGACAACAACAGATGGCTGATTGGCAATTCGGCCCATTGGCTGTTTCCGCCGTTCCTGGGGCTGGTAAATCCACTGGGATGGCCGCAGCAGTAGCGATCGCGATCGCCCGACAATACCAAATATCTGCTGAATCACGCCCATCTTCCCGCCGTCACATTGTAGTTGTGACATTTACGCGTTCCGCATCTGCCAATATTAAATTAAAAATTCGCGGATATTTAAAAGATTTATCTTTACCTCCAACAGGCTTTGCTGTCTATACCCTGCATGGTCTAGCTTTGAATATTGCCAGTCGTCACCCTAATTTATCAGGTTTAGAATTAGAAAATGTCACATTAATTACACCCAACCAAAGCCATCGTTTTATTCGGACAGCCGTAGAACAATGGATTAATAACAATCGGGAACCTTATTCTCGGTTGCTAGAAGGTCATCAATTTGACGGTGAAGAGACAGAAAGATTACGCCGTCAGTCAGTGTTGCGAACTGAAGTTTTACCAGATTTGGCAACTACAGTTATTCATGAAGCTAAAAGTTCGGGAATATTGCCAGAAAAACTGCGGGAGTGGAGTCAAAAAACTACAGATAAATATGGAATATTGCGGGTAGCGGCGGGATTGTATGAACAATATCAGAATTTAATGCGATTGCATGATTTCATCGACTACGACGATATGATTTTAGCCGCCCTGCGTGTCCTAGAAAATGACAGCGCCCGTCACATTGAGCAAAATCAAGTTTTTGCAGTATTTGAAGACGAAGCCCAAGATTCTAGCCCCTTGCAGACAAAGCTATTAGAGATTTTAGCAACTAATCAGGGGGAAGAAGCAGGGGGGCAGGGGGCAGGGGGCAGGGGGGAAGAACTTGGGGCGCTTGTACTAGAATCTTCTCCCCCATCTTTCCACTCAGCACTCCAATTGGTGAGAGTTGGTGATCCTAATCAAGCGATTAACTCGACTTTTACACCAGCTGATCCGATTTATTTTCGGGAGTTTTGCGGAGTGTGCGATCGCCTGGGTAAATTAGCAACAATGGATCAAGCTGGACGCAGTACCCGAATTATTATCGCTGCCGCTAACTTTGCCCTAGAATGGGTAAACAGCTTTTATCAACTCAAAAATCAACCATCCCCTCCACCCCCATTTCGTTCTCAAAACATCCGCCCAGTTAATACCAGCGATCCTCAAACAGATGCTAACCCATTACCAGTGGGACGAGGACTAGAACTTTATACACCCCGTGATATTTATCACACAGTTGAATTACTGTCTCAAAGGATAGTTGAGTTGTTTACTCAAAACCCCAAAGAAATTAGTGGGGCAATTTTGGTGCGAGAACATCGCCAAGGTCGCTGGCTAACAGAGATGTTAACTCCTATGTGTAAGGAGCATAAAATTACACTTTATGACGTAGGAGAAAGCGATCGCCGTTCTCATATCCCCCAAGAAATGCTGGGATTATTGCAATTTTGCGATCGCCCCCATTCTCCTGACTACCTCAAAGCGGCTTTAGAGGTATTGGTACAGCGTCAATTAATTCCTACCCAAGACCTCAACGCCCTCGCTAGTTTACCAGAAGAGTTTTTGTATCCGGGGCCTCTCGCAGAACTCCAGACAGATACAGTCAAAAAATCCGCGCATTTTTGTCGGAGTTTACTCCGCGCTCGGTTAGAACTGCCCCTATATCAACTGATTGCCTTTCTGGCTTTAACTTTAAAGTACGACCAAGCCGAATTAGCCACTGCTGACAAACTCGCCGAACGGGTAAACCAGCAAATAACTGAGAACAATTCAATGGAAGCAATGCTTTGTGCTTTAAGTGAAATTGTCACTTCGGAACGGTTTGAAGCAGTGGAAACAGATGATTTAGACGCACGTTATACCCGTCGTGGTCAACTGACAATTATCACCATGCACAAAGCCAAGGGGTTGGATTGGGACTATGTATTTATGCCCTTTCTACATGAAAACTTAATTCCTGGTAAATTTTGGGTGACTCCCAAAAGCCAGTTTTTAGGCGACTTTACTTTATCAGAAGTAGCGCGCGCCCAAATTCGGACTGCAATCCACGGCGAATCGAATCTACCTCATGTCTCCCAAGCCTGGGAACAGGCAAAACATTTGAAAACTTCTGAGGAATATCGTTTACTCTACGTTGCGATGACACGAGCCAAGCGGCTATTATGGATGTCTGCATCACAGCAAGCGCCTTTTACCTGGAGTAAACCAGAAAATTTACAA
The window above is part of the Nodularia spumigena CCY9414 genome. Proteins encoded here:
- a CDS encoding RuBisCO accumulation factor 1, producing the protein MTNLADNAQNPENAVNDDVVKELLRKLRQKQGNWVEWGVAIASLQKSGYNPQQIFEETGFEPIQQNQVIVGSQVYNSLAEGGASEAARSHYTTRGSDVLYELRLLTHQERAAAAELTFIHKLDLEEAREVAKAIKDFSRFRVLPEGFTAHPGDAVAYQAWKLARQYTDFQERSRFIAKGLRFAHTPTARKQIEQLLVDFTVVSQRSAPILPFYRFESEEELPRIVPVVGELPLTPQDLQSVPMVETIEPFGLVKFAGEQAWVPLPGWQVLLSAEDPVAIFCSSDRLPNQEKNLPKPVLVAIDRAGRQWDDSSYFVVEHNGELDFQWFETEPEIPLLGRLIVIVRPKKIFDDVISQDSWQIDE
- a CDS encoding glycosyltransferase family 39 protein; translation: MTNRKLYLHYLGLAGAIAYGAALPIALGGVLRFWNLDLKPLWMDEVITAIFSLGKNYHDLPLNILFPLQRVQEIFTYQSGVSCDQIAENLANQSTHPPLFFCVMYSWLGWMTPLGTEWVGKLRSLPALFGVGAIAAIYGVNRIAFTGASGIIAALIMAISPFAVYLSQEARHYTMPMFLITLALLGLMQIQQDIFDKQRLRLWVVILWAFVNSIGLYVHYFFSMAFIGEIITLFILIYSGKNQILNKGQICLNLIISITGVVISFLPWVRVILNHAQSPETNWLPATMHIAPLYQTLISWILMVIALPVENQPLLITASCGFCMLTFAIWLGWQVYKGLKLLWLENTTHLATLTLLSFTIIVLIQFLAIAYLLGKDITIIPRYHFVYYPSFCALLAASISKIHKLKFIILLVGILSCVFVVSNLVFQKSFQPEQTARNMNLEPSVPLMLVVG
- a CDS encoding ATP-dependent helicase, with product MSDAYFTATVPQESLQLKLQEKILDIRNSLRPGQQQMADWQFGPLAVSAVPGAGKSTGMAAAVAIAIARQYQISAESRPSSRRHIVVVTFTRSASANIKLKIRGYLKDLSLPPTGFAVYTLHGLALNIASRHPNLSGLELENVTLITPNQSHRFIRTAVEQWINNNREPYSRLLEGHQFDGEETERLRRQSVLRTEVLPDLATTVIHEAKSSGILPEKLREWSQKTTDKYGILRVAAGLYEQYQNLMRLHDFIDYDDMILAALRVLENDSARHIEQNQVFAVFEDEAQDSSPLQTKLLEILATNQGEEAGGQGAGGRGEELGALVLESSPPSFHSALQLVRVGDPNQAINSTFTPADPIYFREFCGVCDRLGKLATMDQAGRSTRIIIAAANFALEWVNSFYQLKNQPSPPPPFRSQNIRPVNTSDPQTDANPLPVGRGLELYTPRDIYHTVELLSQRIVELFTQNPKEISGAILVREHRQGRWLTEMLTPMCKEHKITLYDVGESDRRSHIPQEMLGLLQFCDRPHSPDYLKAALEVLVQRQLIPTQDLNALASLPEEFLYPGPLAELQTDTVKKSAHFCRSLLRARLELPLYQLIAFLALTLKYDQAELATADKLAERVNQQITENNSMEAMLCALSEIVTSERFEAVETDDLDARYTRRGQLTIITMHKAKGLDWDYVFMPFLHENLIPGKFWVTPKSQFLGDFTLSEVARAQIRTAIHGESNLPHVSQAWEQAKHLKTSEEYRLLYVAMTRAKRLLWMSASQQAPFTWSKPENLQEQAPCPVFPALKRQFPECVVQDGVNKQTIQNP